A genome region from Maridesulfovibrio salexigens DSM 2638 includes the following:
- a CDS encoding adenylyl-sulfate kinase: protein MSNSKGICVNKNWAIWITGLPACGKSTIARKLYDKLRAEGVKVVLLCMDDRRKIYIPNPEYTCDERQRAYNLFVEDALSIMQSGRCVILDGSAHELCWRNDAREKIEFFAEVYLRCPVNMAMKRESGRQQGLVMAGLYEKALERQRTGKEFKDLGEVIGVDVKFQEDNNAECIVDTAGKNPDETFEEVQACLQKWRKMNGIC from the coding sequence ATGTCCAATTCGAAAGGTATATGCGTTAACAAAAACTGGGCTATCTGGATTACCGGCCTGCCTGCATGCGGCAAGAGTACCATTGCTAGAAAATTGTATGATAAGTTGCGGGCAGAAGGAGTTAAGGTTGTCCTTCTTTGTATGGATGATCGGCGAAAAATTTATATCCCCAATCCTGAATATACCTGTGACGAGCGTCAGCGTGCTTATAATTTATTTGTGGAAGATGCTCTTTCAATCATGCAGTCCGGTCGATGTGTAATTCTGGACGGTTCCGCCCACGAGCTTTGCTGGCGCAATGATGCCCGTGAGAAAATAGAATTTTTTGCTGAAGTATATTTGCGCTGCCCTGTGAATATGGCCATGAAACGGGAATCCGGGCGGCAGCAGGGGCTGGTTATGGCCGGTTTGTATGAAAAGGCTCTTGAGCGGCAGCGTACCGGAAAGGAATTCAAGGACCTTGGCGAAGTTATCGGGGTGGATGTTAAATTTCAGGAAGATAATAATGCCGAATGTATTGTGGATACAGCTGGAAAAAATCCTGACGAAACTTTTGAGGAAGTGCAGGCCTGTCTGCAAAAGTGGCGTAAGATGAACGGGATTTGCTGA
- a CDS encoding YdcF family protein: MKIIRPLLTLIGALTVAGILAAAVLFFFAPVLLQQEDELEKADAIVVLGGHYYRPLYAADLYNKGYAPRILASKPVITPEIEAVRDLDIHFPYQWEVFRDVLLKKDVPAERIEFFGKANISTLDEAEKLRDKLTPQIKSIILVTSPMHTRRAGIIFREILPPNVKIIVVGTPYEVTPERWWTNFRAAPFVVLEVAKTLYYEFGGAFRSSESTTN, translated from the coding sequence ATGAAAATTATCAGACCATTATTAACGCTGATTGGAGCACTGACCGTTGCCGGAATACTGGCGGCGGCAGTGCTTTTTTTCTTTGCCCCGGTTCTGCTTCAACAGGAGGATGAGCTTGAAAAAGCTGATGCCATCGTAGTTTTAGGAGGACATTACTACCGTCCGCTCTACGCTGCTGATCTCTATAATAAAGGCTATGCACCTCGTATTTTAGCCAGCAAACCGGTAATTACACCGGAAATTGAAGCTGTGCGCGATCTGGACATACATTTCCCCTACCAATGGGAAGTATTTAGGGATGTGCTGCTGAAAAAAGATGTGCCGGCAGAAAGAATTGAATTTTTCGGCAAAGCTAACATCAGCACCCTTGATGAAGCGGAAAAACTGAGAGACAAACTCACTCCGCAAATAAAATCTATAATACTCGTGACCTCGCCCATGCACACTCGGCGTGCCGGAATCATCTTCAGGGAGATTCTACCACCGAACGTAAAGATCATTGTGGTCGGCACTCCCTACGAAGTCACCCCAGAGAGGTGGTGGACCAATTTCCGGGCTGCACCATTTGTTGTTCTGGAAGTAGCCAAAACACTCTATTACGAATTTGGAGGAGCTTTCAGAAGCTCGGAATCAACTACCAATTAA
- a CDS encoding phosphotransferase family protein translates to MIEITAAMLEGYLREAFGPGTVLVDYGDIGSLDKQGMKKFGYGKPLLVLFTVDGEERETVISVMKGDNYGHQFYWDRAAVLMFQYETSARLPRHVKPMGIGYISRSGEMLPLNEPQEFFILNEKLQGYDYFNDLDRIRNGDFSDQDVQSAADLAGWLAEIHSVKKDDPHLYMRRIRDLIGSSECIMGLIDEAFKHPCEFFSQSRFVNLEKKLIDWRWKLFHYTHRLCAVHGDFHPWNVLMGGPEDFSVLDRSRGEWGEPAGDLCCMATNYILFGLYSDGKFSSKMRNLYMTYMETYLEKTGDMEVLQVMAPFFVFRGLVIASPVWYPDHPQEVRDALMRFIENVLEDEVFDYVQFERYMR, encoded by the coding sequence ATGATTGAAATAACCGCTGCCATGCTTGAAGGTTACTTGAGAGAAGCTTTTGGCCCCGGCACGGTCCTTGTGGATTACGGGGATATCGGTTCGCTCGATAAGCAGGGGATGAAGAAATTCGGCTACGGTAAACCGTTGCTGGTGCTTTTCACTGTGGATGGCGAGGAGCGCGAAACCGTTATTTCAGTCATGAAAGGGGATAATTACGGGCACCAGTTCTATTGGGACAGGGCGGCAGTGCTCATGTTTCAGTATGAAACCTCGGCACGTCTTCCGCGCCATGTTAAACCTATGGGAATCGGATATATCAGTCGTAGTGGCGAGATGCTTCCCCTCAATGAACCGCAGGAATTTTTTATCCTTAATGAGAAGTTACAGGGATATGATTACTTTAACGATCTTGACCGCATCCGTAACGGGGACTTCTCGGATCAGGACGTTCAAAGCGCTGCCGATCTAGCCGGGTGGCTGGCGGAAATCCATTCAGTAAAGAAAGATGATCCTCATTTGTACATGCGTCGTATCCGCGATCTGATCGGGTCTAGCGAATGTATTATGGGATTGATTGATGAGGCTTTCAAACACCCTTGCGAGTTTTTTTCTCAAAGCCGTTTTGTGAATCTAGAGAAGAAGTTGATTGATTGGCGCTGGAAGCTCTTTCATTATACCCACCGTCTATGTGCTGTTCATGGTGATTTTCATCCGTGGAATGTTCTCATGGGCGGCCCGGAAGATTTCAGCGTGCTCGACCGCAGCCGGGGTGAGTGGGGCGAACCTGCCGGGGACCTTTGTTGCATGGCAACTAATTATATTCTTTTCGGCCTTTATTCTGATGGTAAATTTTCCAGCAAGATGCGCAATCTATACATGACCTATATGGAAACCTATCTTGAAAAGACCGGAGATATGGAGGTCCTACAGGTTATGGCCCCATTTTTCGTGTTCAGGGGGTTGGTCATTGCTTCGCCTGTATGGTATCCAGATCATCCGCAGGAAGTGCGGGATGCGTTGATGCGTTTTATTGAAAATGTCCTTGAGGATGAGGTTTTCGATTATGTCCAATTCGAAAGGTATATGCGTTAA
- the nth gene encoding endonuclease III has translation MKMKSPDKKTLQRATIIYDRLIKRYPNPEPELDWNNAWELMVATALAAQCTDVRVNKVTPELFKRWPGPAEMIKADIADIEEVIRSTGLFRNKAKNLKGAAEVVMNEFGGEMPRTMKDMIKLPGVARKTANIVLSNAMDIHEGVAVDTHVKRLSFRMGLTESTNPNVIEKDLMPLFKRENWGDANHVLVLYGREICSARSPKCDICELNDICPKNGIEKK, from the coding sequence ATGAAAATGAAAAGCCCAGATAAAAAAACTCTGCAAAGAGCAACCATAATCTATGACCGTCTGATTAAAAGGTATCCGAACCCGGAGCCGGAATTAGATTGGAATAATGCATGGGAACTGATGGTTGCCACGGCCCTTGCCGCACAGTGTACGGATGTGAGGGTCAACAAGGTTACCCCGGAACTTTTCAAACGCTGGCCCGGTCCCGCCGAAATGATCAAGGCGGATATCGCGGACATCGAAGAAGTAATCCGCTCCACCGGACTTTTCCGCAATAAGGCGAAAAATCTGAAAGGTGCGGCGGAAGTTGTCATGAATGAGTTCGGCGGTGAAATGCCACGGACCATGAAAGATATGATCAAGCTTCCCGGAGTAGCCCGCAAAACCGCCAATATTGTGCTGTCCAACGCCATGGATATTCACGAAGGCGTGGCAGTTGATACCCATGTAAAAAGGCTTTCATTCAGGATGGGCTTAACCGAAAGCACCAACCCAAATGTAATTGAAAAAGACCTGATGCCGCTTTTCAAGCGCGAGAACTGGGGCGACGCCAACCATGTTCTTGTCCTTTATGGCCGTGAAATATGCTCGGCCAGAAGCCCTAAATGCGACATTTGCGAACTTAACGATATCTGTCCGAAAAACGGAATTGAGAAAAAATAA
- the tgt gene encoding tRNA guanosine(34) transglycosylase Tgt — protein sequence MSEEKKKPGTFTVHATDGHARRGTLVTAHGEIQTPVYMPVGTQGAVKGVSPRDLKEINSQIILGNTYHLYLRPGDELVARRGGLHKFANWDKPILTDSGGFQVFSLESIRKITEQGVEFRSYLDGSKHFFSPEKVISIQNNIGSDIMMVLDECVGYGHDRDYTAKSLEMTTRWAKRCRDAYPVGSGDQLMFGIVQGGFHKDLREVSLEQLREIPFEGFAIGGLSVGEPIPDMYDILQHIGPKLPEEKPRYLMGVGTPLDILEGIANGVDMFDCVLPTRNARNGTLYTSLGKVNIKRAQYREDDSPLDPNCDCYTCRTFSKAYLRHLYTAKELLSYQLNSIHNLRFFLKLTEEARDAIEKGTFADLRKKYEAVYESPVK from the coding sequence ATGAGCGAAGAGAAAAAGAAACCCGGTACCTTTACCGTACATGCAACCGACGGCCACGCGCGCCGCGGAACCCTTGTCACCGCACACGGTGAAATCCAGACCCCGGTCTACATGCCCGTTGGCACCCAGGGTGCTGTTAAGGGTGTTTCCCCACGTGATCTGAAAGAAATCAACTCCCAGATCATCCTCGGAAACACCTACCACCTCTACCTGCGTCCCGGTGACGAGCTCGTTGCCCGCCGTGGCGGTCTGCACAAATTCGCCAACTGGGATAAACCCATCCTCACCGATAGCGGAGGATTTCAGGTCTTCAGCCTTGAGTCCATCCGTAAGATCACCGAGCAGGGTGTAGAATTTCGTTCCTATCTTGACGGATCAAAACATTTCTTTTCCCCGGAAAAAGTCATTTCCATCCAGAACAATATCGGCTCCGATATCATGATGGTGCTGGATGAATGTGTAGGTTACGGACATGACCGCGACTACACAGCAAAATCCCTTGAAATGACCACCCGCTGGGCCAAACGTTGCCGTGATGCATACCCCGTAGGTTCCGGCGATCAGCTCATGTTCGGTATTGTTCAGGGCGGCTTCCACAAAGACCTGCGTGAAGTATCCCTTGAGCAGCTCCGCGAGATTCCCTTCGAAGGTTTCGCCATCGGCGGCCTGAGTGTAGGTGAACCCATCCCGGACATGTACGACATCCTGCAGCACATCGGCCCCAAACTGCCTGAAGAAAAACCCCGCTACCTCATGGGCGTGGGAACTCCGCTGGACATCCTTGAAGGTATTGCCAACGGCGTGGACATGTTCGACTGCGTGCTGCCCACAAGAAACGCACGGAACGGAACCCTGTACACCAGCCTCGGCAAGGTCAACATCAAGCGTGCGCAGTATCGCGAAGATGACTCCCCTCTGGACCCGAACTGTGACTGCTACACCTGCCGCACATTCAGCAAGGCTTACCTGCGCCACCTGTACACAGCCAAGGAACTGCTTTCCTACCAGCTGAACTCGATCCATAACCTGCGCTTCTTCCTCAAACTGACCGAAGAAGCACGGGATGCCATTGAAAAAGGCACTTTCGCTGACCTGCGCAAAAAATACGAAGCGGTTTACGAATCGCCAGTTAAATAA
- a CDS encoding Hpt domain-containing protein: MENIEVINKDWLASMASTKKEFLTKLFAVFLRDEPARVIKIREAFQAGQMDELKYLAHSLKGAAATMGADRVREACLRLEYSARDGDKELSEKNLHILEDEMKLVYDFMSDFIQ, translated from the coding sequence ATGGAAAATATTGAAGTAATTAACAAGGATTGGCTGGCTTCCATGGCCTCCACAAAAAAGGAATTCCTGACCAAGCTTTTTGCCGTTTTCCTGCGAGATGAACCCGCCCGGGTAATCAAAATAAGGGAAGCTTTTCAAGCCGGACAGATGGATGAACTTAAATACCTTGCCCACTCCCTTAAAGGCGCAGCTGCCACAATGGGAGCAGACAGGGTTCGTGAAGCCTGCCTGAGACTGGAATACAGTGCTCGTGACGGTGACAAGGAACTCTCTGAAAAAAACCTGCATATTTTGGAAGATGAGATGAAGCTTGTTTACGATTTCATGAGCGATTTCATACAATAA
- a CDS encoding cytochrome c — MKLALSLIVAALFTISGLGLSTSGAADGSSLVLTKCTSCHSLKRVCRGLGKKDLAAWEKTNQRMADMGMTITADELDAISNYLANAKPGESPVCK; from the coding sequence ATGAAATTAGCATTAAGTTTGATAGTTGCGGCTCTGTTTACCATCTCCGGTTTAGGACTTTCCACTTCCGGTGCTGCAGATGGTTCCAGCCTTGTTCTTACCAAGTGTACATCTTGTCATAGCTTGAAGCGCGTTTGTCGCGGCTTGGGTAAAAAAGATCTGGCTGCATGGGAAAAAACCAACCAGCGCATGGCTGATATGGGCATGACTATTACTGCCGATGAACTGGATGCAATCAGTAATTACCTTGCAAACGCCAAGCCCGGTGAGAGTCCTGTCTGTAAGTAG
- a CDS encoding potassium transporter Kup, whose amino-acid sequence MLKQKDKSRQAALALGALGVVFGDIGTSPLYAMKACFSGHHAIALNPANVLGVLSLIIWALLIVICLKYVTFVMAADNEGEGGIFALYELVSHEGQRRSASFMLFAAMIGGALLYGDGVITPAISVLSAIEGLDIATTAAHQYTPYIACTILLALFAFQSSGTDKIGSLFGPVMLIWFTVIGVFGLFSAIGNPVVLQAFSPYYALNFFAENGLAGTMVLGAVVLCVTGGEALFADMGHFGRRPITLAWYFVALPSLLLNYLGQGAILIENPESIINPFFSLFPKFLMLPMVALATFAAIIASQAIISGAFSLTAQAVHLGFIPRIRILQTSEENPGQVYVRSVNWVMAGLCIFLVLVFEGSEHLAGAYGIAITGTMVITTYLFWFYLRRIRKYPWIFAAILTGFFALFDLGFFIVNFTKIAGGGWFPILLAGLIAYGMYVWIWGRSVLKERLQARGLEVSDLESEIEKYMLAKVPGEAVFLSASEFIPHAFLQHLRNNRVVHEKLVFLRVNTSSEPYFDSHKRISLKTVEKNIYWMTVNYGFMEKPNLSLILVQSWNQLGLSSADSYFYIGRMLLRFNKDNKEHLLRRKIFIMLSSVSEDPLDYLRIPADKVITIGTAIKI is encoded by the coding sequence ATGCTAAAACAGAAAGATAAAAGCCGTCAGGCCGCGTTAGCATTGGGTGCATTGGGAGTTGTTTTCGGAGACATCGGAACCAGTCCTCTCTACGCAATGAAGGCCTGTTTCAGCGGGCATCATGCCATTGCGCTTAACCCGGCTAATGTACTTGGAGTGCTTTCCCTGATTATCTGGGCTCTTTTGATTGTGATCTGCCTTAAGTACGTAACTTTTGTCATGGCAGCAGATAACGAGGGCGAGGGCGGTATTTTCGCGCTTTACGAATTGGTCAGTCATGAAGGGCAGCGCAGATCAGCTTCATTTATGCTTTTCGCTGCAATGATCGGCGGGGCGTTGCTGTATGGTGACGGGGTTATCACTCCGGCAATTTCCGTGCTTTCCGCCATTGAAGGGCTAGATATCGCTACAACGGCTGCACACCAATACACGCCGTATATAGCTTGCACAATTCTTCTGGCTCTGTTTGCTTTTCAGAGCAGCGGCACTGATAAAATCGGTAGTTTGTTCGGCCCGGTCATGCTGATCTGGTTTACGGTGATAGGTGTTTTCGGATTATTCTCAGCAATAGGTAATCCGGTCGTACTTCAGGCATTTAGTCCATATTATGCATTGAATTTTTTTGCTGAAAACGGTCTGGCTGGAACCATGGTTCTTGGGGCGGTTGTCCTTTGTGTTACCGGGGGGGAGGCTCTTTTTGCCGATATGGGACATTTCGGACGTAGGCCGATTACACTTGCATGGTATTTTGTGGCCCTGCCCAGTCTGCTGCTGAATTATCTGGGGCAGGGGGCTATACTGATCGAGAATCCCGAATCGATAATCAACCCGTTTTTCAGCCTTTTCCCCAAATTTTTAATGTTGCCTATGGTCGCTCTGGCGACTTTCGCGGCAATCATTGCTTCACAGGCCATTATTTCCGGTGCCTTTTCGCTTACCGCTCAGGCTGTCCATCTCGGTTTTATTCCACGTATCCGAATTTTACAGACTTCGGAAGAAAATCCGGGTCAGGTTTATGTGAGATCAGTAAACTGGGTTATGGCTGGTTTGTGCATTTTTCTGGTGCTGGTTTTTGAAGGCTCTGAACATCTGGCCGGGGCCTACGGAATAGCCATAACAGGAACTATGGTTATCACCACTTATCTGTTCTGGTTTTATCTGCGCAGGATACGCAAATACCCGTGGATATTTGCAGCAATATTGACCGGGTTCTTTGCCCTGTTTGATCTTGGCTTTTTCATTGTCAACTTTACCAAGATTGCAGGGGGCGGCTGGTTCCCCATATTGCTGGCCGGTTTAATTGCTTATGGCATGTATGTCTGGATATGGGGCAGATCCGTACTTAAGGAGCGGTTGCAGGCACGCGGACTTGAGGTTTCTGATCTGGAATCCGAAATTGAAAAGTACATGCTGGCAAAGGTTCCGGGAGAAGCTGTATTTCTTTCAGCTTCCGAATTCATACCGCATGCTTTTTTACAACACCTACGCAATAATCGGGTAGTTCACGAGAAGCTGGTGTTCCTGCGGGTGAACACATCCAGTGAACCTTACTTTGACTCGCACAAACGTATTTCCCTGAAAACTGTTGAAAAAAATATATACTGGATGACTGTGAATTACGGGTTCATGGAAAAGCCGAATCTGTCGCTGATTTTGGTACAATCATGGAACCAGTTGGGGCTTAGCAGTGCGGACAGTTATTTTTATATAGGACGAATGCTGTTGCGTTTTAACAAGGACAACAAAGAACACCTGCTAAGACGGAAAATTTTTATCATGCTCAGCTCCGTCTCGGAAGATCCTTTAGACTATTTACGGATTCCCGCAGACAAAGTGATTACCATCGGAACTGCCATTAAAATATAA
- the cutA gene encoding divalent-cation tolerance protein CutA, with amino-acid sequence MSVMMVYITTGDVEEAREIGGELVMRHLAACVNIFEKMESMYWWEGKLEHSEETVLLAKTTPELVEKLIQTVKNLHSYDCPAIVAMEAKQGNEEFFEWVKSHTG; translated from the coding sequence ATGTCCGTAATGATGGTTTATATAACCACTGGGGACGTTGAAGAGGCGCGTGAGATCGGTGGAGAGCTGGTCATGCGTCATCTGGCTGCATGTGTGAATATCTTTGAGAAGATGGAATCCATGTATTGGTGGGAGGGGAAGCTTGAGCATTCCGAGGAAACAGTCCTTCTCGCCAAGACAACACCTGAACTGGTTGAGAAATTGATCCAGACGGTAAAGAACCTCCATAGCTATGATTGTCCTGCAATTGTTGCTATGGAGGCAAAGCAGGGTAATGAAGAGTTCTTTGAATGGGTAAAAAGCCATACCGGCTAG
- a CDS encoding RtcB family protein encodes MNIKLLKQESPCRWRMEKYGPMRVDALFFGNKDIILELDDTTVSQVRDVASLPGVVGQVCAMPDAHSGYGFPIGGVGAFDEKHGVISAGGVGFDISCGVRTLTTGLKKQDLITCDAKLADLLFKRIPSGAGVGGDIILEGDQLDEMLLGGASWAVGQGVGKPEDLGRIEGNGRNNFADPCKVPLKAKQRMRNQMGSLGSGNHYLEVQYVEEIYDKAKAAAFGIGIDDVVVSIHCGSRGLGHQIAKDYLPMMAKAAPGFGIKLPHKDIACAPINSELGRDYLGAMGAGINCALANRQAITHLVRECFTDTLPQADLRLLYDVSHNTCHREEFKINGKKKNLWVHRKGATRALGPGHPELPREFKKHGQPVIIGGSMGTASYILSGTKDSAEISFSSCCHGAGRVMSRAKARKNFKGNKIQKELGRHGIIIRTGSFKGIAEEAPLAYKDVDMIIESTQTAGIAEKVARLRPILCIKG; translated from the coding sequence ATGAATATAAAATTACTTAAGCAAGAATCACCCTGCCGCTGGCGTATGGAAAAATACGGCCCCATGCGTGTTGATGCGCTATTCTTTGGAAACAAGGATATCATCCTCGAACTGGATGACACCACGGTTTCGCAGGTACGGGATGTGGCCTCTCTTCCGGGCGTGGTCGGCCAGGTCTGCGCCATGCCGGATGCCCATTCCGGTTATGGGTTCCCCATCGGCGGTGTTGGAGCTTTTGATGAGAAGCACGGGGTTATTTCAGCAGGTGGAGTTGGATTTGATATTTCCTGCGGAGTACGCACTCTTACTACCGGATTGAAGAAACAGGATTTGATCACTTGTGATGCCAAGCTTGCGGATTTGCTTTTCAAACGCATTCCGTCCGGCGCTGGTGTTGGAGGTGATATTATCCTTGAAGGTGATCAGCTTGATGAAATGCTGCTTGGCGGTGCTTCATGGGCTGTAGGTCAAGGAGTCGGAAAACCGGAGGATCTCGGCAGGATTGAGGGGAACGGCAGAAATAACTTTGCTGATCCGTGCAAAGTCCCTCTCAAAGCCAAGCAACGCATGCGTAACCAGATGGGATCACTGGGATCAGGCAACCATTATCTGGAAGTACAGTATGTGGAAGAAATTTACGATAAAGCTAAAGCCGCGGCCTTCGGGATCGGAATTGACGATGTGGTGGTCAGCATCCATTGCGGATCACGAGGATTGGGGCACCAGATTGCCAAGGATTACCTGCCCATGATGGCCAAAGCCGCTCCCGGATTCGGTATCAAACTTCCTCACAAAGATATTGCCTGCGCGCCGATTAATTCCGAATTGGGCCGCGACTACCTTGGAGCCATGGGTGCGGGCATCAACTGCGCCCTTGCCAACCGTCAAGCCATCACCCACCTTGTGCGTGAATGTTTTACAGATACTTTGCCACAGGCTGATTTGCGGCTGCTTTACGATGTGAGCCATAACACCTGCCATCGTGAAGAATTCAAAATTAACGGCAAAAAGAAAAATCTCTGGGTGCACCGTAAAGGCGCAACCCGCGCACTCGGCCCCGGACACCCTGAACTGCCAAGAGAATTCAAAAAACACGGCCAGCCTGTAATTATCGGCGGAAGCATGGGGACAGCGTCTTACATCCTTTCCGGAACAAAAGACTCAGCAGAAATATCTTTTTCATCCTGCTGTCACGGTGCTGGAAGGGTTATGAGCCGAGCCAAAGCGCGTAAGAATTTCAAAGGAAATAAAATCCAGAAAGAACTTGGCAGGCACGGAATTATAATCCGTACCGGATCTTTCAAGGGCATTGCCGAAGAAGCTCCCCTTGCCTACAAGGATGTGGACATGATCATCGAATCAACTCAAACTGCCGGAATAGCAGAAAAGGTTGCCCGCCTACGACCCATTTTATGTATAAAAGGCTAA
- a CDS encoding carbohydrate kinase family protein: protein MQILVSGSLAYDRIMSFPGSFADHILPDKIHMLNVCFLVDGLDERFGGTAGNIAYALSMLDEKPVILGTGGKDFDGYEKWLDDNKITREGIKRIDSEFTAGAYITTDKSDNQITGFNPGAMKYGCDYDFSAVNPADALAIVSPGNLDDMQNFPKVYREKGVSFIYDPGQNIPAFSGEQLLEMISGCKILVSNDYELEMIMKSTGKTRDELMGICDSIIVTLGEQGCLVVEKGGETKVPAAKAEVVEDPTGAGDAFRAGLIKGLAMGKNLVEAAHVGAVSAVYCVEKLGTQEHSYTEEEFWARYEDNFGKL, encoded by the coding sequence ATGCAGATATTGGTTTCCGGTTCTTTGGCCTATGACAGAATTATGAGTTTTCCCGGTAGTTTTGCCGATCATATCCTGCCCGATAAAATTCACATGCTTAATGTGTGCTTTCTTGTGGACGGCCTCGATGAACGCTTCGGCGGAACAGCCGGAAACATAGCTTACGCTCTCTCCATGCTCGATGAGAAACCCGTAATCCTCGGTACAGGCGGTAAAGATTTTGACGGCTATGAAAAATGGCTTGATGATAACAAAATTACCCGTGAAGGCATTAAGCGTATAGATAGCGAATTCACCGCCGGAGCTTATATCACTACCGATAAATCCGACAACCAGATCACCGGATTCAACCCCGGTGCTATGAAATACGGTTGCGATTACGATTTTTCTGCTGTGAATCCTGCGGATGCACTGGCAATCGTTTCTCCCGGCAACCTTGATGACATGCAGAATTTCCCCAAGGTCTACCGTGAAAAAGGTGTCTCTTTCATCTACGATCCGGGCCAGAACATTCCCGCATTCAGCGGTGAACAGCTGCTGGAAATGATTAGCGGCTGCAAGATCCTTGTTTCCAATGACTACGAACTGGAAATGATCATGAAGTCCACAGGCAAGACCCGTGATGAACTCATGGGAATTTGTGATTCCATCATCGTAACTCTTGGCGAACAGGGTTGTCTTGTTGTTGAAAAAGGCGGCGAAACCAAAGTTCCCGCTGCTAAGGCTGAAGTTGTAGAAGATCCCACCGGAGCAGGCGATGCTTTCCGTGCCGGACTGATCAAGGGCCTTGCTATGGGCAAAAACCTTGTTGAAGCTGCCCATGTAGGAGCTGTCAGTGCTGTATACTGTGTTGAGAAACTCGGTACTCAGGAACATTCTTATACTGAAGAAGAGTTCTGGGCACGTTACGAAGATAACTTCGGTAAACTTTAA
- a CDS encoding nuclear transport factor 2 family protein has product MKKILFSMLILLVVACAAVSAGASADDGVRDEIKDVLFDYKDAYNLRDFDAIRSLYADNAVVMSFPCKSTEEHLFSDFSESLARCSSYWLESSFKLRLFKITSFSVEGNKCNIRVQWDYRSNDGRGKFNPSFEFLRKDGKWLIEKETYGRKGE; this is encoded by the coding sequence GTGAAGAAAATTTTATTCTCAATGTTGATTTTGCTGGTTGTTGCCTGTGCTGCTGTTTCCGCTGGAGCTTCTGCTGACGATGGGGTCCGCGATGAAATCAAGGATGTTCTTTTTGATTATAAGGACGCCTACAATCTCAGGGATTTCGATGCTATTCGTTCCTTGTATGCTGATAATGCGGTTGTAATGTCGTTCCCGTGCAAATCAACTGAAGAACATTTGTTTTCAGATTTCAGTGAAAGTCTGGCTCGTTGTTCTTCTTATTGGTTGGAGAGTTCTTTCAAATTGCGTTTGTTCAAGATTACCTCATTCTCGGTTGAAGGCAATAAATGTAACATAAGGGTACAGTGGGATTACCGGAGCAACGATGGGCGTGGTAAATTTAATCCTTCTTTTGAGTTTCTGCGTAAAGATGGAAAGTGGCTGATTGAGAAGGAAACGTACGGTCGTAAGGGCGAGTAA